TGTAGTCCGTGCGCGCCACCGCGATGCGGTTCTCCGTCCCCGTCAGCTCGTCCTGCAGCCGCAGGAAGTTCTGGTCGCTCTTGAGCGTCGGGTAGGCTTCCGAGATCGCGAGCAGCCGGCCGAGCGCCCCCGTCATCTGGTCATTGGCCGTCGCCATCTGCCCGACGTTGCCGCCCTGCACCGCGCCGAGGAGTCCGGCGCGCGCCTGCGCGACGGCCGTGAAGATCGTCTCCTCCTGCTTGGCGTATCCCTTCACCGTCTCCACGAGATTCGGCACGAGATCGGCTCGGCGCTGCAGCTGGACCTCGATCTGCTGCTTGGCGGCCGCCGCCGTCTCGTCCATCGTCTGGATGCTGTTGTAGCCGCACGCCGAGAGGACCAGCGGCAGCGCGAGCAGGAACCACTTCTTCATCGATCGTCTCCGAATGAGGGACTGTTGGATAATACGCAGGGAACGCGGCGCGGTGTCAGGCGCCGGACGGCGGTGCGGCCCGGACGCGACGCTCAGGGGCGCGCGTCGAGCCGGTCGACATGCGCCACGAACGTCTCCAGTCCGGCATGGTAGGCCGTGAGGATGGCGTCCGCGCGGTCCGCCGGGATCTTCGCCGACCCGGCGACGTGGCCGACCACCTGCAGGAACGGGGACGGGTCGAACCCGGCGCGCGCCGCCGTCCGGCGCACGACGTCCTCCGGACCGTCCGTCCCCGACTCGCCGTGGATCCGCAGCAGTGTGCGGAAGAGCACCAGGATCGCGCTCTTCGACGCCGCCAGCAGCTCGAGCTCCCGCTCCGGCTTCGCCCCTGACGCGAGGATCCCCTGGCGCAATGCGAGCAGCTTCCCCATCGCCTCGAACTCGAGTTGGTGCCGCAGGTGCTCCGTGGAGACGCGCGACGGCGAGGACGGCATCGCCCCGGCGAGCACACGGTGCCGCTCGAGGATGTCGGCCACTTCCATCGCGAAGATGTCGCCGCTCGCGCCCCACTCCGCCTCGGTGAGGATCAGCGGCGGCGGGTTCCCCGCCTCGCCCCACGCCTCGGCCGTGGACGCGAGCGTCCGCAGCGCCGCCGGCGTGAGCGCGCGGACGATCACGAGCACGTTGTAGTTGGCACGCGGGTCGCTGCGCTCGTTCCGGGCCGCCGATCCGTACAGGACCGCCGCCACGAGCGTCTCGCCCAGGTCGCGTTGCAGGCGCTCCGTGAGCGCCTCGAGGGTCATCGTCGTCTTCGCCATCTAGAAGCTCCCGCTCGAGCCACCGCCCGAGAATCCACCGCCGCCCCCGAACCCGCCGAACCCGCCACCGCCGAATCCACCGCCGCCGAACCCGCCACCGAAGCCGCCGCCGCGACGGCCGAGCGGGAACGGGACCACCACCAACCCGCCGCGCCGGCCGCGCCGTGTGGCGCTCATCACGTTGATCAGGACGAAGATCACCATGATGATGGCGGCCGGAGGGATCTTCGGGCGCTTCCTCGTCGCGCGCTTGGGCGCGATGGTGCCGTCGAGCGCGAACTGGAACTCCGCCGCATAGCGCTCCGCGAGGCGGCCCGTGATGAGCGTCAGCGCCTCGCCGTACGCACCCCGCTGCAGCGCGGGCGTCGCCTCGCGCCGGATGTCCCCGGTCATGCCGTCGGTGATGAAGCCCTCGGCCCCCTGCCCCGTCTGGATCGAGATGTAGCCGCGGCCATCCGCGCTCGTCTCCTTCGGCACCAGCAGCACCACGACCCCGGCGTTCCGAGCGCGGTCGCCGCTGTTCGCACTCGCGCCGACGCGCCATTCGCGGCCGATGCGGAGCGCGACGTCTCCCACGTCGCGCCCGGCGAGGTCCCGCAGCGTGACGACCGCGATCTCGCCCTGCGAGCCGGCGCGCACCGCGTCGACGAGCCGCGTGATCCGCGCCTCATCGTCCGGGCTCAGCACCTCGGCGAAGTCGTTGACGAAGCCCGTGGGGGCCGGGATCTGCGGGGGCTGCTGCAGCGCGACCGTCAGCGCGAGCAGCACCGGGGCGAAGGGGATCACGAGTGAATACTACTGGGGACGCGCCCGCGAAGTTGCAGGTGGGCACCGCCCCGTGGCGCCCTGCTGGCGGTCGCCGCCGATCAGGGGCGGCGGGTGGGCCGGTCCAGCCGTGATCTCGTGTAGATCGCGATCGCGCCGAACGGCGCCCGGTCGCCGAACTGCACTCGTGCCTCCGAGGCGCCCAGGATCGCGAGGAAATAGACGTCGTTGGGCAGCACCAGCGCGGTGGGGCCGAGGACGAGGCCGTCCACCACGATCGCGAGACACTGGTTGTTGCG
This window of the Gemmatimonadota bacterium genome carries:
- a CDS encoding LemA family protein, with amino-acid sequence MKKWFLLALPLVLSACGYNSIQTMDETAAAAKQQIEVQLQRRADLVPNLVETVKGYAKQEETIFTAVAQARAGLLGAVQGGNVGQMATANDQMTGALGRLLAISEAYPTLKSDQNFLRLQDELTGTENRIAVARTDYNNAVRDYNAYIRKFPAVLTAKVTGAKAREYFEVTNPAAATAPTVKF
- a CDS encoding TPM domain-containing protein, which gives rise to MIPFAPVLLALTVALQQPPQIPAPTGFVNDFAEVLSPDDEARITRLVDAVRAGSQGEIAVVTLRDLAGRDVGDVALRIGREWRVGASANSGDRARNAGVVVLLVPKETSADGRGYISIQTGQGAEGFITDGMTGDIRREATPALQRGAYGEALTLITGRLAERYAAEFQFALDGTIAPKRATRKRPKIPPAAIIMVIFVLINVMSATRRGRRGGLVVVPFPLGRRGGGFGGGFGGGGFGGGGFGGFGGGGGFSGGGSSGSF